ggtggTAACtataaagaagaaaaagaagaaagtgGCCCATGAGAACAAAGAGGCAGCGAAAACTGTGGGGTTGATTAAGAAGGAAAAGAGAGTGGCCACTaagaatggagagacagagaaggaggtgGTGATtataaagaagaagaaaaagaaagtggCCCCTGaaaacacagaggcagagaaaaagCTGGGGGTGACAAAGAAGGAAAAGAAGAGGGTGGCCATTGAGAATGGAGAGGCAGAAAAGGAGGTGGTGATTatcaagaagaagaagaaaaagaaagtggCCCctgaaaacagagagacagagaaaagggtGGCGGTGAAGAAGGAAAAGAGAGTGGCCCCtgagaacagagaggaggaggaagaagtagcattgaaaaagaaggaaaaattGGCAGTTGCCAAGGCTACGGTAACTGTAGAGAAAGACAACAAGAAGAGACCCAAGTCCAACTGCACAGACTTGGAGACGGGAGGAACAGAGGACGCGAGGGACAACAAGAAGGcagggaagaaagaaaaaaggaaggCTTCTGCACCATCTGAGGATGAGATCGAGGAGGAAGAGAAGccgaaaaacaagaaaaagaaaaaggttcaccCGAAAGGTGAGGAACAAGCTGAGGATGGAGAGAGCGAGGGAACGATGTCTGTGGCAAATGGCAAGAAAGCTAAGATAGGGTTAAAAAAGGGCTCTTCTGAGGTCAAGACAGAGATGCAGCAGAGCATCCCTCTGAGGAAAGGGAACGAGAGAGGAGAGATTCGGGCCAAGGAGAAGCGGAAAAAGATAAAGGTCGAGCACTGTGACCCTGAAGACCAGGTGGTGAGTTGAACCCTAAACACTAGCATTGCAAATGCCTGGGCTCTACCGACTGATCTTCACAGGACTCCTGTATCCCCACAGTATGTCCATACTGATGTTAACACATTAGGTAATCAACGGCCAAGTCGTGTCAATCAATCGGCTGATAGTAATCAACAGAGAATAACCGTTACTTTTTCCAAAACTCCCTGGCTTTCCTGGAAACCTGGTTGGAAGGGTCCCGGGAATCAGCAGGGAATAAGGATTCCTCCAACCAGGATTTCTGGAAATCCCAGCAATTTTGAGAAATGTACAGATTTGAACCTTTGTATTTATGACTTCCTTGTTGTTCTGCTTCAGACCAAACCACAGAAGGATGTTGTCTTCCTGTCAGAGACCAAGGGAAACACAGACGAGATCAACATTGATCAGGTAGATCACTAAAGAACCAATAAATGACGAAGACCCTCTGTCCTGTCCACTAATCCAAGTTCCAGCGTCAGTTTcttcttgggggggggggggggcatgaatTAACCAGTGTTGTTTCAGCATCTgttatgtttgaaatgcattcatTAAAGAACCATTGAAAAATGCATAATGACACCAGTATGAAAGGTCTACACTAGATGTCTGAGTGATGCATTGTCTGTAGAAGAGGTTTCAGACACGATGAGTCGTTGGCCCATTGAAAgtaagcaagtttatttatagagcacaattcatacatggaAGCAATTTAGAGTGCTTTAcaaagagaaagggaaaaatACCAAATTGcagtagaataaaaacattgtatgaGCGGGCGAATGTGAAGAGAGTTGAGTGTTTCCATGGAGCATAGTGTTCGGCCCAGGACCGGGCTTAATCTGTTCCTGGGCAACCATTCACAGAGTAGAAGTACCCAACTGTAGACAAGAGGTAGTATCTCTGTATCACACTGCCAACCATCTTATCAAATGGGATCGGCCTGTTCCCAACAGAATATTGAGGGATATAAGTTGGCAGTCCCAACCAGTTGACTGAATTAAAGATGTCCATGCTAGAACCAGTTATCTCCCAATCAATGCTCCCTTGACATCTCTGTTTAACCTCGGTGGCCAAATGGATCAGGGTCACCCCCCCCCGGGCACAGAGAATCACCACACATTTACAGTATGCTGTACCATGGACTTTGTACGAGGTCATTCTGACATTAAAATACCTGGGTTTTCTATTCCACAGGCGAGACGTCTGGCTCTGCAGAAAGAGATCGATGCAGAGTCCGACCCAGTCCAACCCAAAGTAGCATCGGTCAGTACCAAATATGGCACCCACTACCCCAGACCTTAAGTCCAACATCCTGTTTTCAGGGGGGACCGGATGCCACTGTTTTCTGGAGGGTGTTTTTATAACGCTGCAACACTTTAAACCATTGAACAAGCATGACTGTTCCCTGCCCCCCTTTAGGGTTTAGGCCAGTGGGGCACCGCCCAGTTCGACAGTTCCGACCAACAGAATAAGTTCCTGCGGTTGATGGGCGGCTTCAAGAAGGGCGGGCAGCCAATGGGAGCGAGCGGTGGGATGGCCGGGCGGGCCAACATGGCCCTGACAAAAGACGGACAGCAGAGCTTGCAGCAGAAGCTTCTGGGAGAGTTTGAGCGTGCCCAGTCGCGCCGCATGGACTTTACCGGCCGGGGCGCGGGACTTGGGTTTTCAGCACCGTCCAATAAAAAGTTCTCAATAGACATCAATGCAACTCGATCGGTACGCTTCGATGACTGATGGAGGACTTGAATAAGTTGGGGGCCTGTTACTGTACGGACGTCGCCAATAAAGTCATCTATGTCTATGATAGTGGGTGGGACTTAACGTCATACTTCCTGATGAGCCCAGTCAACTGGCTGGGAGTTTTAACTCCATTGGCTGATCCATCCAGGAAGGATTCAGTCGGAAGCCATACCCCATGATGACATTAAAATAGCTGGGGCTTTTAATGTTAACGTGTGTCCACACAGACTCTATAATTGGAATGTAGGGATGCCTCCTAACTTACTCTGTGGCCAGAAAGGACCTGGGTCTGTATGATTGTGTGAGAATATACATATGTGTCTATCAAAggtcctgtctccctgtcatgCAGAGAGAAGTGGCCTACACATTTGCTGTCCTGGACACTAGCGTTCATGAATGGTCCCTAGGGACACCTGCTGCCTCACGACCATCTGAAGGATGGAAAAACGTTGTTCTCTGCTACTGCAAATGATGGCCATATTGTCGGTGCACTTCCTTGGACTGGTTGACTTCTGTCTGGCAGATTAAGGTGTGCCACAGGGCAGTTGTCTCTGCCGTGTGCTGTTctactgtttttgtgtgtaatgtgtatTTCACAAGGTATCCGTTTTGATTTGTTCAGACCCCAGAGAGCCCTTCGGCTGCTGTTAAGAGGTTCCTAATAAAATGAACACACCCAAGTCTATAAATCAACTGCACGAGTGCATCTAACTGCTATTACCGTCAATTGGTACTGtttctgcatgtttttattcatatgAACTTGGATGAATTGGGAGATGATTAGTAAGGAACGTCCCTTTTGGTGGTCTAAAACCGAGGAAAGATCCTGAAGTTGTCTTCCCTTGTTCCACACTAGAACCTAGACTTCTCACACTTTTCGTTAATAATGGAGGTAAGATCACAGAGTTGGCAAGAGAATACTGACAATTAGGTAATCCTAATGAAGTTACACTCGATCCAACTTGCCATTCCCCTGTCGATCCTaactttcaaaaatgttggcaaATAAGCTGGCTAGGTAACGGATCCTGCAGCGCGTTTAACTTTGTAGGCACTCCAGCTTTTATACAGCTGGCAAGGATCAGTAGGCTTAAAACTCCACTTCTTGTCGGCATGCAGCCACCTCGTGTGGTTACTCATATTGTATTGCTGCAGTACGAACTCCTCACCAACAAGAGAGGAGAAAATACTCCCATCTAGTGGAACACATGGCAGAGACAGGACGGCTTTGGTACTCACTTTATTTCACCCTTTAAACATGGCCCTCTGCTTCAGAAAGTTCAGAAACAAACCCAAGTAACGGTGTACAAATACTAAGATGGGAGAAACAATGCCTGAAAAATGGGggggaccacacacacatttctttcagTCAGTGCAGAAAGGGACAATGTGGATGTATGAGTCTTGAAGATGCCAATCTGAAACCCAGCACTCGGGTTTGTGTCAGCCGTCTATGGCTTTGTCCCAAATCGAGCCCTACACACTGGAGAATAGTTTAGGGCAGGACATGTATGGTAACTGTATCCGTTACCATAGAGCTCAGGGTAGTTCCTATACCCTTGTCCCTAAAGTGTGCACTCATTTGTTTAACCGGACAGGACTGCTATCAGATATGCTAGCACCTTGACAACAGAAAACACATACCAAAACACTACTGGGTTACAGGGTACGGGATCAGAACACATCTGGGTTACTGGGGAATCGGATCAGAATGGATCCAGGATCTACAGCGGGGGCAGGATTAATTCCAGCCCAGCGCTAACAAGACTGATTCGGCCAATCAAGGCCCCGGTGATCAATTGAATTGAACGTCGTAGTGCTTGGGTTGGAACGAAAGCCTTCCCAGGCTGTACTCGACAACACTTGTCCTTTATAATCAAAGTACACATCAACGTGAATCCGTCCTTGTGTGAGGCACGGGTCCAGGAAGCTGTGTGTTCCTCGCTGGAAaacaacgggggggggggggatgggcTTGAGGGGCGCGAGCCGGCGGCCATCACGCCAGCAGGTACTCCGGTTGCACCCGGGCCACTTTGCGGAACTCCTTGGCGTGTGTCCGGGGGCACTGCATCTCACACCAGCTGACTGGCACCATCTGGGCTCCTgtgaggagggggggggcagcgtGGGTGACATGGACTTTGTAACAGAGCTCCCCCAACCGGGCCTAACGGTTTCTAACCGTTCAAGTGTCTGATAAGGAACTTGAAATGTGTAATTTCATCCTTGAGCAAAACAATTAAACCTCATATTTTCTGCATCTCTAGATTCCCGGGTCAAATGTGAAACGTACCGTTTCCCCGTGGCTGAGTTTAACCCTTGACTGCACAACTGCAGTTTCCACCCAGGTTGATAAAACGCAAGGACGTTGACCAACTCCTCTGCGGAAGACTCACCTGCTTCACTGTGGGCCACCACCACGCCCAGCTCATTCTCCGCTGTCGTCAGCAGGTAGTTGGACTGGACGTCTCCCAGGGAGATCTGGAGGGTCAGGAGGTCAAAGGGCAACCACATTTGTTTGAACAGAACAAGTCAGAAATTGACCAGTCCATTGACCAGAGTTTGGGACACAAGGCgatttgaaaacatttcccGAAGAGTCCATTCTGCCAGAGGCCCCCTCAGGGACCTTGTTTAGTAATGTGTGTAAGCCAATTATCAATGA
Above is a window of Esox lucius isolate fEsoLuc1 chromosome 9, fEsoLuc1.pri, whole genome shotgun sequence DNA encoding:
- the knop1 gene encoding lysine-rich nucleolar protein 1; this encodes MVTMKKNGIVKKEEHTVANTSINKGSDKGVKKKKKKIKAETAVDNETDSSVDGENAVEEEHKKGTENKSLGSLMDTRSLNTAETNDSDGGSFQKKQNNKKKGDEDNGRPKKKKHSCKAEETEVSIIEPGEKGEAKMGRKKKGKMTVAQAEVEEKKVKIKKNIPIDAEPTGDIQEEIVGEIPKKKKMRLTSEDGEAEKEVVTIKKKKKKVAHENKEAAKTVGLIKKEKRVATKNGETEKEVVIIKKKKKKVAPENTEAEKKLGVTKKEKKRVAIENGEAEKEVVIIKKKKKKKVAPENRETEKRVAVKKEKRVAPENREEEEEVALKKKEKLAVAKATVTVEKDNKKRPKSNCTDLETGGTEDARDNKKAGKKEKRKASAPSEDEIEEEEKPKNKKKKKVHPKGEEQAEDGESEGTMSVANGKKAKIGLKKGSSEVKTEMQQSIPLRKGNERGEIRAKEKRKKIKVEHCDPEDQVTKPQKDVVFLSETKGNTDEINIDQARRLALQKEIDAESDPVQPKVASGLGQWGTAQFDSSDQQNKFLRLMGGFKKGGQPMGASGGMAGRANMALTKDGQQSLQQKLLGEFERAQSRRMDFTGRGAGLGFSAPSNKKFSIDINATRSVRFDD